The following proteins are co-located in the Sporolactobacillus pectinivorans genome:
- a CDS encoding SOS response-associated peptidase codes for MCGRFTRIVPLESIVIRFTILNQVDEKDYKSSYNIAPGQNINAIINDGRRNRFGQLRWGLVPSWAKDPKIGNKLINARAETIADKPSFRDAFLKRRCLIPADSFYEWKHDDENKKMKTPMRFQLKSGELFALAGIWESWKAPDGHKIFSCAIITTEANELMAPIHNRMPVMLRKEDEKFWLDPSNHDLEALSQLLIPYSSENMEAYQVSEDVNSVKNDGPNLIKKVRRDNENHIKHD; via the coding sequence ATGTGTGGCAGATTTACGCGGATTGTGCCGCTCGAATCGATAGTGATCCGATTCACAATTTTGAATCAGGTCGATGAGAAAGACTATAAATCAAGTTATAATATTGCTCCCGGGCAAAATATTAACGCCATTATCAATGATGGCCGACGTAATCGCTTTGGCCAGCTTCGCTGGGGGCTGGTGCCCTCATGGGCAAAAGATCCCAAAATAGGCAATAAACTGATCAACGCACGTGCGGAGACGATTGCGGATAAGCCCAGCTTTCGCGATGCCTTTCTGAAAAGGCGCTGTCTAATTCCTGCCGACAGCTTCTATGAATGGAAACATGATGATGAAAATAAAAAAATGAAAACACCGATGCGTTTTCAACTGAAATCCGGTGAACTTTTTGCGCTAGCCGGAATCTGGGAATCCTGGAAAGCCCCTGACGGACATAAGATTTTCTCGTGCGCCATCATCACGACAGAAGCAAATGAACTAATGGCTCCGATTCATAACCGGATGCCTGTGATGCTGAGAAAAGAAGATGAAAAATTCTGGCTTGATCCATCCAACCATGACCTAGAAGCCCTCAGTCAATTGCTCATACCCTATTCGTCTGAAAACATGGAAGCCTATCAGGTTTCCGAAGACGTCAATTCTGTGAAAAATGACGGACCCAATCTTATAAAGAAAGTCAGACGGGACAATGAGAATCATATTAAGCACGATTAA
- a CDS encoding aminotransferase, with protein MELKTSYLAKHVRTLQPSGIRKFFDATAGMTGVISLGVGEPDFVTPWNVREAAIVSLEDGYTSYTANAGLPALREEIAKYIENYFCVSYQPESEIIVTVGASEAIDIALRAILDPGDEVLVIEPCFVSYAPLVTLAGGVPVIVQTNRENNFKVTAEELGEALTERTKAIMICSPNNPTGSMLSKDEMEKVAAVAKDNDLLILSDEIYAELVYDELYTSFAALDDMRERTILVSGFSKDLAMTGWRLGFVCAPEEIIGGMLKIHQYAIMCAATMAQYAALEGLKTGRKDVKEMRKSYRQRRNFIVQSLNDMGLACHNPEGAFYTFPCIESTGLSSEEFATRLLQTEKVVVVPGNAFGAGGEGFVRCSYATSMAQLQEAMTRMKRFVDNL; from the coding sequence ATGGAATTAAAAACCAGTTATCTGGCGAAACATGTCAGAACACTTCAGCCTTCCGGTATACGGAAATTTTTTGACGCAACAGCGGGAATGACCGGAGTGATTTCTCTGGGTGTCGGTGAGCCTGATTTCGTTACACCGTGGAATGTCCGCGAAGCTGCCATCGTGTCTCTGGAAGATGGCTATACATCCTATACGGCAAACGCCGGGCTGCCGGCGCTTCGGGAAGAAATAGCAAAATATATCGAGAACTATTTTTGTGTTTCTTATCAACCGGAATCTGAAATTATCGTCACGGTGGGCGCAAGCGAGGCCATTGATATCGCGCTGAGAGCCATTCTGGATCCAGGTGATGAAGTTCTGGTGATTGAACCGTGCTTTGTGTCATACGCGCCTCTGGTCACTCTTGCCGGCGGCGTTCCCGTCATCGTTCAAACAAACAGGGAAAACAACTTTAAAGTGACTGCTGAAGAGCTGGGGGAGGCACTCACGGAGCGCACCAAAGCAATCATGATCTGTTCACCCAATAATCCGACGGGCTCGATGCTCAGCAAGGATGAAATGGAGAAAGTCGCTGCCGTTGCTAAGGATAACGACTTACTGATCCTTTCTGATGAAATTTACGCTGAACTTGTCTATGACGAACTCTATACGAGTTTCGCCGCGCTCGATGACATGCGTGAACGTACCATTCTGGTCAGCGGTTTTTCAAAGGATCTTGCAATGACGGGGTGGCGGCTAGGTTTTGTCTGTGCGCCGGAAGAAATTATCGGAGGCATGCTGAAAATTCATCAGTACGCCATTATGTGTGCCGCGACCATGGCACAGTATGCCGCGCTCGAAGGGCTGAAGACTGGGCGCAAGGACGTCAAGGAGATGAGGAAGAGCTATCGGCAGCGGCGCAATTTTATCGTTCAGTCGCTAAATGACATGGGGCTGGCCTGCCATAATCCTGAGGGCGCTTTTTATACTTTTCCATGCATTGAATCAACAGGGCTTAGTTCGGAAGAGTTCGCAACCCGACTTTTGCAGACTGAAAAAGTAGTGGTCGTCCCCGGCAATGCGTTCGGAGCAGGGGGCGAGGGCTTCGTGCGCTGCTCTTACGCCACTTCTATGGCGCAGCTCCAGGAAGCGATGACGCGCATGAAGCGGTTTGTCGATAATCTTTGA
- a CDS encoding histidine phosphatase family protein: MKNIYIVRHGETILNLLNRSQGWADSPLTRKGERQAETLGKTIKEMPITFDAAYTSDSGRARETARLVLNHSGNSSVPLTETETLREAAFGSFEGYDNDEMWEQAGLAVGISGMSRKSPIDLKIKAIEGIKKSDKINYAEGFEEVSRRIEDLKNLIISSEASSILLVSHSLLICCILHVLFPNGLKIDKVPNASVTKIHYSEEAFHLDYIGRTEEL, translated from the coding sequence ATGAAAAATATATACATAGTCAGGCATGGGGAAACAATTCTCAATCTTCTCAACCGCTCTCAGGGCTGGGCGGATTCTCCGCTCACACGGAAGGGTGAACGGCAGGCTGAAACACTGGGGAAAACGATTAAGGAAATGCCGATCACCTTTGATGCCGCCTATACGAGTGATTCAGGGAGAGCCAGAGAAACAGCGCGCCTGGTCCTGAACCACTCGGGAAATAGTAGTGTCCCTTTGACTGAGACTGAAACTTTGCGTGAAGCGGCGTTCGGCAGCTTTGAAGGCTATGATAACGATGAAATGTGGGAACAGGCCGGTCTGGCTGTCGGCATATCCGGCATGAGCAGGAAATCACCGATTGACCTGAAAATTAAAGCAATCGAAGGCATCAAAAAATCGGACAAAATTAATTACGCAGAAGGTTTTGAAGAAGTCAGCCGCAGAATTGAAGACCTTAAGAATCTTATCATCAGCAGCGAAGCCTCCAGTATTCTATTGGTCAGCCATTCACTGCTAATTTGCTGCATTTTACATGTGCTTTTCCCGAACGGATTGAAAATTGATAAAGTACCAAATGCCAGTGTCACAAAGATCCATTATTCGGAAGAAGCCTTTCATTTGGACTACATTGGGCGAACTGAAGAATTGTGA
- a CDS encoding UDP-glucose dehydrogenase family protein yields MKVCVVGAGYVGLTTSAVLADLGHQVTCVDLDQNKIRTLQDGKIPIYEEGLAELIETGTRSGRLVFSSDTASGIEDHPVILIAVGTPPQNDGSTNLAAVANVIEMIADHAHAHKTVITKSTVPPGTNEWISRVLSDKGLHPESFDVVSNPEFLKEGTAVHDSFHPHRIVIGAKRKKAFQLVRSLYQKIKAPVIETNLAGAELIKYASNAFLAAKISFINEVSRICDAYDADIKDIQRGLEEDPRIGSHFLSAGLGFGGSCFPKDLSALVHAATDKGLTPSLLQAVSDVNETQTDFYLNKLEQDLNDLKGKQITVWGVTFKPGTDDLRCSQSVKLINKLISKGSVIHTYDPVAKIESERVASHDDLYDSVKNSDALIIATEWPEFQAPDWERIKRSMNGTLLLDGRNFVDLESIRAHGLHYLGVARR; encoded by the coding sequence ATGAAAGTTTGTGTGGTTGGCGCCGGGTATGTCGGCCTGACGACTTCAGCTGTACTGGCGGATCTTGGGCATCAGGTAACATGCGTAGACTTGGATCAGAATAAAATCAGAACGCTTCAGGACGGAAAAATTCCGATTTACGAGGAAGGACTAGCCGAGCTTATCGAAACGGGCACTCGTTCTGGAAGACTGGTTTTTTCCAGCGATACAGCTTCAGGCATTGAGGATCATCCCGTCATACTTATCGCTGTCGGAACACCTCCGCAGAACGATGGAAGCACAAATTTGGCGGCCGTAGCCAATGTAATTGAAATGATTGCTGATCACGCGCATGCGCACAAAACGGTCATAACAAAAAGTACCGTTCCTCCCGGGACCAATGAGTGGATCAGCCGGGTATTGAGTGATAAAGGATTGCATCCGGAAAGTTTCGATGTGGTATCCAACCCTGAATTTCTCAAAGAAGGCACAGCGGTTCATGATTCTTTCCATCCGCACCGGATCGTCATCGGCGCAAAACGAAAGAAAGCTTTTCAATTGGTCCGGTCACTCTATCAAAAGATCAAAGCTCCGGTGATAGAAACAAATCTCGCCGGTGCTGAGTTAATCAAATATGCGTCAAACGCTTTTTTGGCTGCGAAGATTTCCTTTATCAATGAAGTTTCCAGAATTTGTGATGCGTATGATGCCGATATCAAAGACATTCAGCGCGGGCTTGAAGAAGACCCACGGATCGGCTCACATTTTCTCAGTGCGGGGCTGGGTTTCGGCGGTTCGTGCTTTCCTAAAGATTTAAGTGCTCTGGTACATGCGGCTACGGATAAGGGGCTTACCCCTTCCCTGCTTCAGGCAGTCAGTGATGTTAACGAGACGCAAACTGACTTTTATCTTAATAAACTGGAACAGGATCTGAACGATTTAAAAGGAAAGCAGATTACAGTCTGGGGTGTCACTTTCAAACCCGGAACCGACGATCTGCGCTGCTCCCAGTCCGTTAAACTGATCAACAAATTGATCAGTAAAGGCAGCGTCATTCATACGTATGATCCGGTAGCAAAGATTGAAAGCGAACGAGTGGCAAGCCATGATGATCTCTATGATTCTGTAAAAAATTCAGATGCACTGATTATTGCCACGGAATGGCCTGAATTTCAGGCACCGGACTGGGAGCGGATTAAAAGGTCAATGAATGGGACACTGCTGCTCGACGGCAGAAATTTCGTCGATTTGGAATCGATACGTGCACATGGACTGCATTATCTGGGGGTGGCACGGCGTTGA
- a CDS encoding helix-turn-helix domain-containing protein → MVTKGLKLRIYPNKQQRQQLTQNFGCVRFVWNQMLAMLNERQANNPQAPFLHVYELNNLLPQLKKEHPFLKDAESTSLQMVNNI, encoded by the coding sequence ATGGTCACGAAGGGCTTGAAATTGAGAATCTATCCCAACAAACAGCAACGCCAGCAATTGACTCAAAATTTTGGCTGTGTGCGTTTTGTTTGGAATCAGATGCTGGCGATGCTCAACGAACGGCAGGCAAACAATCCTCAGGCTCCTTTTTTACACGTCTATGAGTTGAACAACTTGCTCCCTCAACTGAAAAAAGAGCATCCATTCCTTAAGGATGCGGAGAGTACCAGTCTCCAGATGGTCAACAATATTTAA
- a CDS encoding glycosyltransferase family 4 protein: protein MKLALICTEKLPAPAVRGGAIQIMIDGISPFLSFGHELTVFSITDLSLPRQEERNHVRYIRFPRESYTEQVTSALTDAHFDVVHVFNRPQNLIRYKAAAPESNFVLSLHNDMFSTEKISVTAGQEAIRCSEKIMTVSHYIQRTTADRFPESEQKLEVVYSGIDPSRFHPQWTPKGRAIREQMRSKYQLGNKKIILFAGRLCCAKGPHLLIRAMKYIIDSHPDAVLVIAGGKWFADNDMNHYVRILHRLAEPLGNHVLFTGFIPADRIPDLFTMADLFVCSSQWQEPLARVHYEAMAAGLPIITTNRGGNSEVMHPNVNGLVVNDYDRAGAYAAAIDFILSNGYSAKIMGHNGRKQAATSHRFSQVANHLERIYLKACRPAGQPNQSGSIATS, encoded by the coding sequence ATGAAGCTGGCATTGATCTGTACTGAGAAGCTGCCTGCCCCGGCTGTCAGAGGCGGGGCTATCCAGATCATGATTGACGGAATCTCACCGTTTCTTTCGTTTGGACACGAACTGACCGTTTTTTCAATTACTGACCTCTCTCTTCCCCGCCAGGAAGAACGCAATCATGTCCGATACATTCGCTTTCCGCGAGAGAGTTATACAGAACAGGTCACTTCGGCACTGACAGACGCTCATTTCGACGTCGTACATGTTTTTAACCGCCCGCAAAATCTGATCCGCTACAAAGCGGCCGCTCCGGAGAGCAATTTTGTTCTGAGTCTGCATAACGATATGTTCAGTACGGAAAAAATCAGCGTGACGGCAGGACAGGAAGCTATTCGATGCTCAGAAAAAATCATGACCGTCAGCCATTATATCCAGCGTACGACCGCAGACCGTTTCCCGGAATCCGAGCAAAAACTTGAGGTGGTTTACTCGGGCATTGACCCTAGCCGGTTTCATCCACAATGGACACCGAAGGGCAGAGCAATCAGGGAACAAATGCGAAGCAAATACCAACTTGGAAATAAAAAAATCATTTTATTTGCCGGTAGACTTTGCTGCGCAAAAGGGCCCCATCTGTTAATCCGGGCGATGAAGTATATCATTGACAGTCATCCGGATGCTGTACTTGTCATCGCCGGAGGAAAATGGTTCGCTGATAACGATATGAATCATTATGTCCGGATATTGCACCGACTTGCCGAACCTTTGGGCAATCATGTCCTTTTTACCGGATTTATCCCCGCAGATCGGATACCTGACCTGTTCACTATGGCCGATCTTTTTGTCTGCAGTTCGCAATGGCAGGAACCGCTGGCCCGTGTCCACTACGAAGCCATGGCTGCCGGGCTGCCGATCATTACGACCAACCGCGGAGGTAATAGTGAAGTGATGCACCCGAACGTCAATGGACTGGTCGTGAATGATTATGATCGGGCTGGCGCTTATGCAGCGGCAATCGATTTTATTTTGTCAAACGGTTACTCAGCGAAAATCATGGGACATAACGGGCGAAAACAGGCTGCCACATCCCACCGCTTCAGTCAGGTCGCCAATCATTTGGAACGGATTTATCTGAAAGCCTGTCGTCCGGCAGGCCAACCTAATCAGAGCGGATCTATAGCCACTTCTTAG
- a CDS encoding NAD-dependent epimerase/dehydratase family protein, translated as MKILVTGAAGFIGSQLCERLLQTGNHHVIGIDGLINEKKIRLRNLTHLIEYDESRFQFYPINLLQADLNQLLQDVDVVYHLAGMPGVRSSWGNDFNFYVENNILATQKLLEACRGRSLKKFIYISTSSVYGEKKGRVPESSLPQPLSPYGVSKLTGEYLCKVYYKNEGIPIVILRYFTVYGPRQRPDMAFHRFIRKIMEGQPVPVYGDGKQTRDFTYISDCVEGTASVLEADHVIGETINIGGLERASVLDILSILKDLTGQPVQTVFAGEPKGEPKHTWADTRKAKKLLNYQPKVSLKTGLKHEIADLKLLYKEKVE; from the coding sequence TTGAAAATATTAGTCACCGGTGCTGCAGGGTTCATCGGTTCACAGCTCTGCGAACGATTGCTTCAGACAGGAAATCATCACGTCATCGGAATTGACGGCCTGATTAATGAGAAAAAAATCAGGTTGCGTAATCTGACTCATTTAATTGAATACGACGAATCACGTTTTCAATTTTATCCGATCAATCTGCTCCAGGCTGATCTGAATCAGCTGCTTCAGGATGTGGACGTAGTTTATCATCTTGCCGGAATGCCCGGCGTCCGTTCAAGCTGGGGAAACGATTTCAATTTCTACGTGGAAAATAATATTCTGGCGACGCAAAAGTTGCTGGAAGCCTGCCGGGGCAGGTCTCTGAAGAAATTTATCTATATTTCTACCTCTTCGGTCTATGGTGAAAAAAAAGGAAGGGTGCCTGAATCATCTCTGCCGCAGCCGCTTTCCCCCTATGGCGTCAGCAAACTTACCGGTGAATACTTATGCAAGGTTTACTACAAGAATGAAGGAATTCCGATTGTTATTTTAAGATATTTCACCGTGTATGGTCCCCGTCAGCGCCCGGATATGGCGTTCCACCGTTTCATCCGCAAGATCATGGAAGGCCAACCGGTTCCTGTATATGGAGACGGGAAACAGACGCGGGATTTCACCTATATCAGTGACTGCGTTGAGGGTACAGCTTCCGTTCTTGAAGCCGACCATGTGATCGGCGAGACGATCAATATCGGCGGGCTGGAAAGAGCCTCTGTCTTAGATATCCTGTCTATCCTCAAGGATCTTACCGGCCAACCGGTCCAAACAGTTTTTGCCGGGGAACCCAAAGGCGAGCCGAAACACACGTGGGCGGACACACGGAAGGCAAAGAAATTACTGAATTATCAGCCGAAAGTATCTCTGAAAACGGGGCTTAAACATGAAATTGCCGACCTAAAGCTTTTATATAAGGAGAAAGTCGAATGA
- a CDS encoding dihydroxyacetone kinase subunit DhaK has product MKKIINKPEDVVDQMIDGLIFGSEDLIERIPGTNVVLNKRLSKGKVAFVSGGGSGHEPTHAGFVGQGIGGKILDYLENEARKMGYVRWGIYKINS; this is encoded by the coding sequence ATGAAAAAAATTATCAATAAACCGGAAGATGTCGTGGATCAGATGATTGACGGGCTGATTTTCGGAAGCGAAGATCTGATCGAACGCATTCCGGGAACAAATGTTGTCCTGAATAAACGGCTGTCTAAGGGAAAGGTTGCCTTTGTCAGCGGAGGCGGCAGCGGTCATGAACCGACGCATGCCGGCTTTGTCGGACAGGGAATAGGAGGTAAAATACTGGATTATCTGGAGAATGAAGCCCGTAAGATGGGGTACGTAAGATGGGGTATATATAAAATTAATTCTTGA
- a CDS encoding class I SAM-dependent methyltransferase: protein MSDRTRTIEKRYDRVSGIYNMMDRMIKDSWRQGLLSSVQGKVLEVGVGTGANLPFYPAGAEVTGIDFSKGMLNQARKKLYQLHTENHIRLIEMDAQDLQFSDQIFDFIVSTCVFCSVPDPIKGLRELGRVCRPDGKILMLEHMRSENKVAGVIMDLLNPLTVRLWGANINRRTLDNIRCAGLTIEESEPIYGSIMKKLIVSRNNSMQNAIKLVN, encoded by the coding sequence ATGAGCGATCGGACCCGAACGATTGAAAAAAGGTATGACCGGGTATCAGGAATTTACAACATGATGGATCGGATGATCAAAGATTCTTGGCGTCAGGGACTCCTCTCGTCCGTCCAAGGAAAAGTACTTGAGGTCGGTGTTGGAACAGGGGCCAACCTGCCTTTTTATCCTGCCGGTGCTGAGGTGACCGGCATTGATTTCAGCAAGGGCATGCTCAATCAGGCCCGGAAAAAACTGTACCAGCTGCATACGGAGAATCATATCCGTCTGATAGAAATGGATGCTCAGGATCTTCAATTTTCTGATCAGATATTTGACTTCATTGTGTCCACATGCGTGTTCTGCTCCGTTCCTGATCCGATCAAAGGTCTTAGGGAGCTGGGCCGGGTGTGCAGGCCTGACGGGAAGATTCTGATGCTGGAACATATGCGCAGCGAGAACAAAGTCGCAGGAGTGATTATGGATCTGCTGAATCCACTGACGGTGAGACTCTGGGGAGCAAATATTAATCGCAGAACTTTGGACAATATCCGTTGTGCCGGTCTGACTATCGAAGAAAGTGAACCTATATATGGCAGTATTATGAAAAAACTGATTGTAAGTCGAAACAATTCAATGCAGAATGCTATTAAACTTGTCAATTGA
- the htpG gene encoding molecular chaperone HtpG, producing MPTKEFKAESKKLLDMMIHSIYSQKEIFLREIISNSSDAIDKIYYKALADDSLNFNKDDYYIRITPDKENRTLTISDTGIGMTQEELENNLGTIAQSGSFNFKNDNEAKDGHDIIGQFGVGFYSAFMVADVVTVITKPLGSDQAYKWESQGADGYSVEPCDKDAVGTDVILKLKEDTDDEKYGEFLEDYRLKEIIKKYSDFIRYPIKMEVTESRPKEDNDKEFEEFKEEQTVNSMVPLWRKNKNELKDEDYENFYTEKHYGYDKPLKYINIQADGAVRYHAILYIPENIPFDYYSKEYEKGLELYSNGVLIMEKCADLLPDYFSFVKGMVDSEDLSLNISREILQQDKQLQLIAKNIKHKIQKELEKLLKEDREKYEQFYKSFGRQLKYGAYMDYGTHKEELQDLLMFYSSTEKKMVTLGEYVSRMPEDQKFIYYAVGQSNEKIEKLPQTELVADKGYEILYFTDDVDEFAIKMVNAYKEKSFKSVSSSDLGLESEEEKKESKAEEEVNKNLFDKMKDILSDNVKEVRASKRLKTHPVCFATEGEVSIEMEKVLNQMPNNENVKADKILELNTNHEVFKALKAAYDLNDEKKVSLYTNILYNQALLVEGLQVQDPVAFANDICKLMN from the coding sequence ATGCCAACGAAAGAATTTAAAGCAGAATCGAAAAAACTGTTGGATATGATGATCCATTCGATTTATTCGCAGAAGGAAATTTTCCTGAGAGAAATTATTTCGAACAGCAGTGACGCGATTGATAAAATTTACTACAAAGCGCTTGCCGATGATTCATTGAACTTTAATAAAGATGACTACTATATTCGGATTACTCCGGACAAAGAAAACCGGACGTTGACTATTTCGGATACCGGCATCGGCATGACACAGGAAGAACTGGAGAACAATCTCGGCACTATCGCGCAAAGCGGTTCATTCAATTTTAAGAATGATAACGAAGCCAAAGACGGACATGACATCATTGGCCAGTTTGGTGTCGGCTTTTACTCAGCATTCATGGTTGCCGATGTTGTTACGGTTATCACTAAACCACTGGGCAGTGATCAGGCGTATAAATGGGAATCGCAGGGTGCAGATGGCTATTCTGTTGAACCTTGCGACAAAGATGCCGTCGGAACCGATGTGATTCTGAAGTTGAAGGAAGACACTGATGATGAAAAGTATGGTGAATTTCTTGAAGACTATCGCCTGAAAGAGATTATTAAAAAATATTCCGACTTTATCCGTTACCCGATCAAAATGGAAGTCACTGAAAGCCGTCCAAAAGAAGATAACGACAAGGAATTTGAAGAATTCAAGGAAGAACAGACAGTCAACAGCATGGTGCCGCTCTGGCGCAAGAATAAGAACGAGCTGAAAGACGAGGATTATGAGAACTTCTATACCGAAAAACATTACGGCTATGACAAGCCGCTGAAATATATCAATATCCAGGCGGACGGTGCGGTGCGCTATCACGCAATTCTCTACATCCCGGAAAACATTCCTTTCGACTATTACTCCAAAGAATATGAAAAGGGCCTGGAGCTGTACTCAAACGGCGTGCTGATCATGGAAAAATGCGCTGATCTGCTGCCGGACTATTTCAGCTTCGTCAAAGGCATGGTTGATTCGGAAGACCTGTCCTTGAACATATCGCGTGAAATTCTGCAGCAGGACAAGCAGCTGCAGCTGATCGCCAAAAACATTAAACACAAGATCCAGAAGGAACTTGAGAAGCTGCTGAAGGAAGACCGTGAAAAATACGAGCAGTTCTATAAATCGTTTGGCCGCCAGCTGAAATATGGCGCGTACATGGATTACGGCACTCACAAAGAGGAACTGCAGGATCTGCTGATGTTTTACTCGTCAACGGAAAAGAAAATGGTGACGCTCGGCGAGTATGTTTCCAGAATGCCTGAAGATCAGAAGTTCATCTATTACGCGGTTGGTCAGTCGAACGAGAAGATCGAAAAATTGCCGCAAACCGAACTTGTCGCCGACAAAGGCTATGAAATTCTCTACTTTACTGACGATGTCGATGAATTTGCCATCAAGATGGTGAATGCCTATAAAGAAAAATCGTTTAAGTCAGTATCCAGCAGCGATCTTGGCCTCGAAAGTGAAGAAGAGAAAAAGGAAAGCAAAGCTGAAGAAGAAGTCAACAAGAATCTTTTTGACAAAATGAAGGACATCCTTTCCGATAACGTCAAGGAAGTCCGCGCTTCGAAACGACTGAAGACACATCCTGTCTGCTTTGCAACTGAAGGCGAGGTATCGATTGAGATGGAAAAGGTGCTCAATCAGATGCCAAACAATGAAAATGTCAAAGCAGATAAAATCCTTGAACTCAATACAAATCACGAAGTTTTCAAAGCACTGAAAGCAGCTTATGACCTGAATGATGAAAAGAAAGTCAGCCTTTACACGAACATCCTGTACAACCAGGCTTTGCTGGTAGAAGGCCTTCAGGTTCAGGATCCGGTCGCTTTTGCGAATGATATATGCAAACTGATGAACTGA
- a CDS encoding Lrp/AsnC family transcriptional regulator, whose protein sequence is MKLTATEIEIAEILEKDARLTNEDVAKMTNLSVEQTREIIKKLEEQKIIVRYVSLVDWTKIDGHQGVTAMIDVKITPKRDVGFKNVAERIYRHREVKSVYLMSGTYDLSVVVEGNSLNEVAHFVTQKLSTIDGVISTTTHFVLKKYKHDGTIYDSDDKDKRIVVSP, encoded by the coding sequence ATGAAACTGACTGCGACTGAAATTGAAATTGCCGAAATACTTGAAAAAGATGCCCGTCTGACAAATGAGGATGTCGCCAAGATGACAAATCTGAGTGTCGAGCAGACTCGGGAAATTATAAAAAAACTTGAAGAGCAGAAAATCATCGTGCGCTATGTTTCGCTTGTCGACTGGACAAAAATTGATGGTCACCAGGGCGTGACGGCGATGATTGACGTTAAAATCACGCCAAAAAGAGATGTCGGTTTCAAAAATGTCGCGGAGCGGATTTACCGACACAGGGAAGTGAAGTCAGTCTATCTGATGTCTGGAACTTATGATCTGTCCGTTGTTGTCGAGGGTAACTCACTGAATGAAGTGGCTCATTTTGTCACTCAAAAACTATCGACCATCGATGGTGTCATTTCGACGACGACACACTTCGTACTGAAAAAGTATAAGCATGACGGCACGATCTATGATTCGGATGACAAGGACAAACGAATTGTGGTGTCGCCGTGA